The Gemella haemolysans genome includes a region encoding these proteins:
- a CDS encoding ISL3 family transposase produces MSNFITNLLLIKDQNITMDDKLDLINVDGQDTFVFHGTLSYNPKCCTNCGCIKEGNNIVKNGFTDPLKVALLKISECPTYLRLKKQRFKCKECNSKFCAETLFVQKHCSISKNLIFHIMKNLSKTISFKDIAELSNVSVSTVVRVMKSCREAVEIKTHSNLPEHLCFDEIKSTKDSKNGMSFVFLDAKTHDFIDIVDGRTQHILKQYFMRYPRKVRKKVKTICIDIYPPYMNMIREMFPNAKIIIDRFHMVQNINRELNKARIKLMNQYKNKKSSTYTILKNFWKVILEDRDKVNSTKTFYSRSFKRYVTRKEVLDYILAIDDEFTPSYERVHEIREAIKAKDSVELEKYIDMDTRGLSKGVSKAINTMKKHKEYMLNAVKYKYSNGPLEGFNNKIKLLKRVSYGYSSFSNFRLRILIMSRLFVSEYKNNVKLKENKKKSKQQNAA; encoded by the coding sequence ATGTCTAATTTTATCACAAATTTACTATTAATAAAAGACCAAAATATAACTATGGATGATAAACTTGATTTAATTAATGTAGACGGTCAAGATACATTCGTATTTCATGGGACTTTATCATACAATCCAAAGTGTTGTACAAACTGTGGTTGTATAAAAGAAGGAAATAATATAGTTAAAAATGGATTCACAGATCCATTAAAAGTAGCTTTATTAAAGATATCAGAATGCCCTACATATCTACGATTAAAGAAACAACGCTTTAAATGTAAAGAATGTAATTCTAAGTTTTGTGCTGAAACATTATTTGTACAAAAACACTGCAGTATATCTAAAAATCTTATATTTCACATTATGAAGAATCTTTCTAAGACAATATCATTTAAAGATATAGCTGAATTAAGTAATGTATCAGTATCTACAGTAGTAAGAGTAATGAAATCATGTAGAGAAGCCGTAGAAATTAAGACTCATTCAAACCTACCAGAACACCTATGTTTTGATGAGATAAAGTCAACTAAAGACAGTAAAAATGGAATGAGCTTCGTATTCTTAGATGCTAAAACACATGATTTTATAGATATTGTAGATGGAAGAACTCAACATATATTAAAACAGTACTTTATGAGATATCCAAGGAAAGTAAGAAAGAAAGTAAAAACAATCTGTATAGATATTTACCCTCCTTATATGAATATGATTAGAGAGATGTTTCCTAACGCTAAAATAATTATAGATAGATTCCATATGGTACAAAATATTAATAGAGAATTAAATAAAGCTAGAATAAAACTAATGAACCAATATAAGAATAAAAAAAGTTCTACTTACACTATTTTAAAGAACTTCTGGAAAGTAATATTAGAAGATAGAGATAAAGTAAATTCAACAAAAACATTCTATTCTAGAAGCTTTAAACGCTATGTAACTAGAAAAGAAGTATTAGATTATATATTAGCTATAGATGATGAATTTACACCTAGCTATGAGAGAGTGCATGAGATAAGAGAAGCTATTAAGGCTAAAGATTCTGTAGAATTAGAGAAGTATATAGATATGGATACTAGAGGATTATCTAAAGGTGTATCTAAAGCTATAAATACTATGAAAAAGCACAAAGAGTATATGCTTAATGCTGTTAAATATAAGTATTCTAATGGTCCATTAGAAGGATTTAATAATAAAATAAAACTACTAAAGAGAGTATCTTATGGATATTCTAGCTTTAGTAATTTCAGATTACGCATTTTAATTATGTCTAGATTATTTGTTTCTGAGTATAAAAATAATGTCAAACTTAAAGAAAACAAGAAAAAATCTAAGCAGCAAAATGCTGCCTAG